A genomic stretch from Erwinia sp. E_sp_B01_1 includes:
- a CDS encoding TIM barrel protein, translating to MLIRIANAPCSWGVDDPQNPFLPPWDKVLSEAAQAGYKSIELGPWGFLPVESEALTAALNKYQLSLVAGTIFDDLVSEENAAKLFDLTHKICQTLVSVPQAEKVHGNNVPAPYLVIIDFGDAERGRLAGQSALAPRLPEEAWQRMVRHIRDISNIARQYGVRPVIHPHAGGYIEFIDELEKITAAIPHETAGLCLDTGHIYYSGSDPLTVLERYFSRIDYLHFKDVDPRHFRHAIDNNLDFFTACAEGVMCPLGQGAIDYPGVLALLKKCAYQGWITIEQERDPRHVETSLEDVTASLHYLRSVGF from the coding sequence ATGTTGATAAGAATTGCAAATGCACCCTGTAGCTGGGGCGTTGACGATCCGCAAAATCCATTCCTGCCACCCTGGGATAAAGTGCTTAGTGAGGCGGCACAGGCCGGCTATAAAAGTATTGAACTGGGTCCATGGGGATTTCTGCCCGTAGAAAGTGAAGCGCTGACTGCAGCACTCAATAAGTATCAGCTCTCACTGGTTGCAGGCACAATCTTTGACGATTTGGTCAGCGAAGAAAATGCGGCGAAGCTGTTCGATCTCACGCACAAAATATGTCAGACACTGGTCAGTGTACCCCAGGCTGAAAAGGTTCACGGGAACAATGTGCCAGCGCCTTATTTGGTGATTATAGATTTTGGCGATGCAGAGCGTGGGCGGCTTGCCGGACAATCGGCGCTGGCACCCCGGCTGCCGGAGGAAGCATGGCAGCGCATGGTCAGACACATCAGGGATATCAGCAATATCGCCCGACAGTATGGTGTCCGGCCAGTCATCCATCCTCATGCGGGTGGCTATATAGAATTTATTGATGAACTGGAAAAAATCACGGCGGCTATCCCGCATGAGACAGCGGGTTTGTGCCTTGATACTGGCCATATTTACTATTCAGGCTCCGATCCACTGACTGTGCTCGAACGCTATTTTTCGCGGATCGATTATCTGCACTTCAAAGATGTCGACCCCCGGCATTTCCGCCATGCGATAGACAATAATCTGGATTTTTTTACTGCCTGTGCTGAAGGCGTAATGTGCCCGCTAGGCCAGGGGGCAATTGATTATCCGGGGGTTCTGGCGCTGTTAAAAAAATGCGCCTATCAAGGCTGGATTACGATTGAGCAGGAACGCGATCCTCGACATGTCGAAACCAGTCTGGAAGATGTGACGGCAAGTCTGCACTATCTGCGAAGCGTGGGTTTCTGA
- a CDS encoding sugar porter family MFS transporter has protein sequence METKHIRYNLKYVMLCCTVAAFGGLLLGYDSSVISGAIEPLSRYFSLSPAETGWAVSNILLGSLIGCFIAPKLSDRLGRKKSLAITAFIFTLSVAGTALAHNFTLFVFARMLGGLAIGLASVISPIYLAELSPSKFRGRTTALYSVCCVGGQSVVLLTNYYIHKSMMPEVMDNIGWRYILATALVPCALFIIFIAFIPESPRWNVLRGRHEAALDTLSKISNASHAQRVMKEIQASLSTDVQEQHKARFRLDRRTWPLLLVGIGLAVGNQISGINVIQYFGPSLLRNVFPDAGSALLQTFWLSVCQFIGVLIGMSLIDRVGRRKLLLAGAVASSIFLTYSFFAFYYHLPGMLAVVGLFAYMIFFGITWGQIVWTVLGEIFPTEIRAVCVGISICMMSLANFVISTTFPVLNTNSFLQELFHGGFPLLLFAVFSLGMYFFTFRYLPETAGVSLEKIPDLLLRKYQGEQKDSRINHDVARTEES, from the coding sequence ATGGAAACAAAACACATCCGGTATAATTTGAAGTATGTAATGTTGTGTTGCACCGTTGCCGCCTTTGGCGGATTACTTTTAGGATACGATTCCTCAGTGATTTCAGGTGCAATCGAACCGCTTAGCCGCTACTTCTCACTTTCACCCGCTGAAACGGGATGGGCGGTCTCTAACATTTTGCTGGGTAGCCTGATAGGTTGTTTTATCGCACCAAAATTAAGTGACAGGTTGGGGCGCAAAAAGTCTTTAGCCATTACCGCTTTTATTTTTACATTGTCCGTTGCGGGAACTGCACTGGCGCATAATTTCACGTTATTCGTCTTTGCGCGGATGTTGGGCGGTTTAGCCATCGGCCTGGCCTCGGTAATCTCCCCCATTTACCTTGCCGAGCTTTCCCCCTCTAAGTTCCGTGGTCGTACTACCGCGCTCTACTCCGTATGCTGTGTTGGCGGTCAGTCAGTCGTTTTGCTGACCAACTATTACATCCACAAATCCATGATGCCCGAAGTGATGGATAATATCGGCTGGCGGTATATCCTGGCTACAGCACTGGTACCTTGTGCGCTGTTTATCATTTTTATAGCTTTTATCCCTGAGTCTCCACGCTGGAATGTATTACGCGGACGTCATGAAGCGGCACTCGATACGCTGAGCAAAATATCCAATGCGTCCCATGCTCAGCGCGTCATGAAGGAAATTCAGGCATCTCTTTCTACCGACGTGCAGGAACAGCATAAAGCACGTTTCAGATTAGACCGGCGTACATGGCCGCTGTTGCTGGTAGGGATTGGCCTTGCGGTGGGGAATCAAATCAGCGGTATCAACGTCATTCAGTATTTTGGACCTTCGTTGCTCAGAAACGTTTTTCCTGACGCCGGGTCCGCATTACTGCAAACTTTTTGGCTGTCTGTATGCCAGTTTATTGGTGTACTGATTGGCATGTCTTTGATCGATCGCGTTGGCCGCCGCAAGCTGTTGCTGGCGGGTGCTGTCGCCTCAAGTATCTTTCTGACCTACTCGTTCTTTGCTTTTTATTACCATTTGCCCGGCATGCTGGCGGTGGTGGGGTTGTTTGCTTACATGATCTTCTTCGGCATTACCTGGGGGCAGATAGTCTGGACAGTACTGGGCGAGATATTCCCAACTGAAATCCGGGCCGTATGTGTTGGCATCTCAATCTGCATGATGTCTCTGGCTAATTTTGTCATCAGTACCACTTTTCCTGTACTGAACACCAACAGCTTCCTGCAGGAACTGTTTCATGGTGGTTTCCCGCTATTGTTATTCGCTGTTTTTTCATTGGGTATGTATTTTTTCACCTTTCGCTATCTGCCTGAAACCGCAGGGGTCTCTCTTGAGAAAATTCCCGATTTGCTGTTACGCAAATATCAGGGTGAACAAAAGGACTCACGGATTAATCATGATGTCGCGCGCACTGAGGAGTCGTAA
- a CDS encoding sugar phosphate isomerase/epimerase: MKLSFCTDSLGNLPFEQMLDKLLELGVNGVEMTTGGWSPAPHVPTSELLASAAKRQQFLQAIESRGMSIAALNVSGNPLDPGGLGQRHKQDTEDALTLAGELGVKKIVMMSGLPPASPHDTIPNWITYTVSWPPTLKNCLDYQWNEVAIPYWQGLVERAKNNGVDKFALENFSSMLVWNPETLFRLRDAVGPMVGLNLDPSHLIWMGADPIAAARALGPAIHHVHGKDVRLERGLVDINGLLETKPVEDVANRAWNYVAVGCGQDMQWWKEFFSVVRMMGYNDWVSLEMEDLTMSVEAGVTSSIAALKQTLSQ, translated from the coding sequence ATGAAACTTTCATTTTGTACGGACAGTCTGGGTAACCTGCCTTTTGAACAGATGCTGGATAAGCTGCTGGAGCTGGGTGTTAACGGCGTGGAAATGACCACCGGCGGCTGGTCACCGGCGCCACACGTACCAACCTCTGAGCTCCTGGCCAGTGCCGCTAAACGTCAGCAGTTTTTACAGGCTATTGAAAGCCGCGGCATGTCGATTGCTGCACTCAATGTATCGGGGAATCCTCTTGATCCCGGCGGGCTGGGACAGCGTCATAAACAGGATACTGAGGATGCACTGACGCTGGCCGGTGAACTTGGTGTGAAGAAAATTGTAATGATGAGCGGCCTGCCGCCAGCCAGCCCGCATGACACGATCCCCAACTGGATTACCTATACCGTAAGTTGGCCGCCCACACTTAAGAACTGCCTCGATTATCAATGGAATGAGGTGGCAATTCCGTACTGGCAGGGATTAGTTGAACGCGCGAAAAATAATGGCGTTGATAAATTTGCGCTGGAAAACTTCAGCTCTATGCTGGTATGGAATCCTGAAACCCTGTTCAGGCTGCGGGATGCTGTGGGCCCGATGGTGGGGCTGAATCTCGATCCAAGCCACCTGATCTGGATGGGAGCCGATCCGATTGCGGCTGCACGCGCACTGGGGCCCGCCATCCATCATGTGCACGGTAAAGATGTCCGCCTTGAGCGGGGTCTCGTTGATATTAACGGCCTGCTGGAAACCAAACCGGTTGAAGATGTTGCTAACCGTGCGTGGAATTACGTCGCAGTAGGGTGTGGTCAGGATATGCAGTGGTGGAAAGAGTTTTTCTCGGTGGTGCGCATGATGGGTTATAACGACTGGGTGTCGCTGGAAATGGAGGATTTAACCATGTCCGTTGAGGCCGGCGTAACCTCGTCCATCGCGGCGCTAAAACAAACCCTCAGTCAGTAA
- a CDS encoding substrate-binding domain-containing protein, with the protein MKKTLCLIMLLMLAYVAPATAKTFQVGVALANFDLNFVSILRTQMVHELEVQGLKGQFSDAKGDVALQAQQVDDFINQGVDAIILNPVDTQGVLPMINAAKQANIPLVFVNRKPEVPLSGAMAYVGSDSALSGRMQIEALAKQMNYRGNIAILMGALSNEEARERTRAVEEFVARHKEMKIVEKQTAKWQRNEAVDVVSTWLLNGTPINAIVANNDEMAIGAIMALNQAKKTQVLVAGIDGTPDGLQFIKNGKMAVTVFQDAKGQATGAVKVSHDMLEKQKTAVYNWIPYQTVTKANYGQFTQQN; encoded by the coding sequence ATGAAAAAGACACTCTGTTTAATCATGCTCCTCATGCTGGCATATGTCGCGCCAGCCACGGCCAAAACATTCCAGGTTGGTGTGGCACTGGCCAACTTTGATCTCAACTTTGTTTCAATTTTGCGCACGCAAATGGTTCACGAACTTGAAGTTCAGGGGCTGAAAGGCCAGTTCTCTGATGCCAAAGGAGACGTTGCGTTGCAGGCGCAACAGGTTGATGACTTTATCAATCAGGGGGTTGACGCCATCATTCTTAATCCGGTAGATACCCAGGGTGTGTTACCCATGATTAATGCGGCAAAGCAGGCCAATATTCCCCTGGTGTTCGTTAACCGTAAGCCCGAGGTTCCGTTGAGCGGCGCAATGGCCTATGTAGGATCTGACTCCGCGCTTAGCGGCAGGATGCAAATAGAGGCGCTGGCAAAACAGATGAACTATCGCGGCAACATCGCCATTTTAATGGGGGCGTTGTCCAATGAAGAAGCGCGTGAACGTACCCGTGCCGTCGAAGAATTTGTTGCCCGGCATAAAGAGATGAAGATTGTTGAAAAGCAAACGGCAAAATGGCAGCGCAACGAAGCAGTCGACGTAGTCTCAACGTGGTTACTTAACGGCACCCCAATTAATGCCATCGTAGCCAATAATGATGAGATGGCGATTGGGGCTATTATGGCGCTAAATCAGGCTAAAAAAACCCAGGTTCTTGTGGCAGGAATTGATGGAACTCCCGATGGCCTGCAGTTTATCAAAAATGGAAAAATGGCCGTGACTGTTTTTCAGGATGCTAAAGGGCAGGCAACCGGGGCGGTTAAAGTCTCCCACGACATGCTCGAAAAACAGAAAACTGCAGTTTACAACTGGATACCTTATCAGACCGTTACCAAAGCGAATTACGGCCAGTTCACGCAACAAAACTAA
- a CDS encoding LacI family DNA-binding transcriptional regulator has protein sequence MTKEPVKRHKATASDVAAKAGVSKWTVSRAFTPGASISDKARESVLAVAKELGYRPNLLARSLSQKRTHIIGVVIDELKNPHSMLMLDEVTRQLQARGYMALMLNITGENYRSVMSLADQLQVDGILFLGTALTPELVAIAEDMHNVPLVQVCRNTTGQDIDVVNIDGYQAGRVIARLLTQQDYQRFGYMAGPGSEDGHLQRKEGFRDELLSQGLTLSHELKTEHYDRQLGYQAMQHYLLKTAASERFEALFCENDILALGATAALRDTAPKTHIAIVGFDDIDEAAAPGWQLTTYSQRLDLLIAEALNRLLLGQTAENNNWRQGELRIRRSHLKP, from the coding sequence ATGACTAAAGAACCAGTAAAACGACATAAGGCCACGGCAAGCGATGTGGCAGCCAAAGCAGGCGTTTCAAAATGGACGGTGTCGCGCGCGTTTACGCCGGGTGCCTCCATTTCAGACAAGGCACGTGAAAGCGTTCTGGCCGTAGCGAAAGAGCTGGGTTACCGCCCTAACCTGTTGGCGCGGAGCCTGTCACAAAAACGTACCCATATTATTGGCGTTGTGATTGATGAGCTGAAAAATCCACATTCAATGTTGATGCTGGATGAAGTCACGCGACAGCTTCAGGCGCGGGGCTATATGGCCTTGATGCTGAATATAACCGGTGAAAATTATCGATCGGTAATGTCACTGGCCGATCAGCTGCAGGTAGATGGCATCCTGTTTCTGGGTACGGCATTAACCCCGGAGTTAGTGGCGATTGCCGAAGATATGCATAACGTCCCGTTAGTGCAGGTGTGTCGGAACACCACCGGACAGGATATTGACGTGGTCAATATTGACGGGTACCAGGCGGGCCGTGTTATCGCGCGTTTGTTAACGCAACAGGATTATCAGCGGTTTGGCTATATGGCGGGCCCTGGATCGGAAGATGGTCATTTACAGCGAAAAGAAGGCTTTCGCGATGAGCTTTTATCCCAGGGGCTAACCCTGAGCCATGAGCTCAAAACTGAACATTACGATCGCCAGCTCGGTTACCAGGCTATGCAGCATTACCTGCTTAAAACAGCGGCATCCGAACGCTTTGAAGCGCTGTTTTGTGAAAATGACATTCTGGCGCTTGGCGCAACGGCGGCGCTTCGGGATACCGCGCCCAAAACGCATATCGCGATAGTGGGATTTGATGATATCGACGAAGCGGCGGCACCGGGCTGGCAATTGACCACCTACAGCCAGCGGCTGGATTTATTGATTGCCGAAGCCTTAAACCGTCTGCTGCTCGGGCAGACAGCAGAAAACAATAACTGGCGACAGGGAGAATTGCGTATCAGGCGCTCTCATCTGAAGCCTTAA
- a CDS encoding sugar phosphate isomerase/epimerase family protein: protein MRLSLHGVSVWYSNAVTQLRIAHEAGFSGLELLPEHLFRYLDNGGSYAEYRELMEKFGIDITCINALKRIGRHQPEERAAMMQEAHKICHAAVELGCPVVQIMALNELDDFSETERNAILRENISAIADIGKPLGIRFQIEVVAFTPFNSLQQGLEMVAACARENVGLVIDFWHLHAGGSTRPEEVAKMDVNLIYGIHFCDGRAAHEDEGWDEWVQRDYEPGQGDVDLPVWLNAVRETGYDGVWTPEWLSPHAWEKDLFEIGKVSMQSLKQYGIAK, encoded by the coding sequence ATGAGATTATCGCTACACGGTGTTTCTGTCTGGTACAGCAATGCCGTCACGCAGTTACGGATTGCCCATGAAGCTGGTTTCAGCGGACTGGAACTGCTGCCAGAACATCTTTTTCGTTACCTCGATAACGGGGGAAGTTACGCCGAATATCGTGAATTAATGGAAAAATTCGGCATCGATATCACCTGCATCAATGCTCTGAAGCGTATCGGGCGTCATCAGCCTGAAGAGCGGGCGGCGATGATGCAGGAAGCGCATAAAATCTGCCATGCCGCAGTTGAGCTGGGCTGCCCGGTCGTTCAGATAATGGCACTTAATGAACTGGATGATTTTTCTGAAACTGAGCGCAACGCCATCTTGCGCGAAAATATCAGCGCGATTGCGGATATCGGTAAACCGCTTGGTATTAGATTTCAGATTGAAGTTGTGGCTTTTACCCCCTTCAACTCCCTGCAACAAGGTCTGGAAATGGTTGCAGCCTGCGCCAGAGAGAATGTTGGGCTGGTGATTGATTTCTGGCATCTGCACGCGGGTGGAAGCACGCGGCCTGAAGAAGTGGCCAAAATGGACGTAAATCTGATTTACGGTATCCATTTCTGTGATGGTCGTGCTGCACATGAAGATGAAGGCTGGGATGAATGGGTTCAGCGAGACTATGAACCCGGTCAGGGTGACGTTGATTTGCCAGTGTGGCTGAATGCTGTCCGTGAAACCGGGTATGACGGCGTTTGGACGCCAGAATGGCTGAGCCCTCATGCCTGGGAAAAAGATCTGTTTGAAATTGGCAAAGTGAGTATGCAGAGCCTGAAACAGTATGGCATCGCAAAGTAA
- a CDS encoding gluconate 2-dehydrogenase subunit 3 family protein has translation MLTDEMDRKTLTAIFDRLIPADRHGPSASEAGCIEFIDSELAGDYGSGAALYLDGPLNPGNEEALMGSPQFLMPPRERYLTGLKALESWAQKNKQSPFHQLNNEDIDSFLKKMESGSIDLGSTINSQAFFELMLQNVREGYLADPMYGGNKNMAGWKMIGFPGARYDYRPYIDRHNENLQLIPVSLIPDN, from the coding sequence GTGCTGACCGATGAGATGGACCGCAAAACGTTGACCGCTATATTTGACCGCCTGATCCCGGCGGATCGGCATGGTCCTTCAGCCAGTGAAGCGGGCTGTATCGAATTCATTGACAGTGAACTGGCCGGGGATTATGGCAGCGGTGCTGCACTTTATCTTGATGGTCCGCTAAATCCGGGCAATGAAGAGGCGCTGATGGGAAGTCCGCAGTTCCTCATGCCGCCCCGTGAAAGATATCTGACCGGGCTAAAAGCACTGGAAAGCTGGGCGCAGAAGAATAAGCAAAGCCCCTTTCATCAGTTGAATAATGAAGATATTGATTCATTTTTAAAAAAAATGGAATCCGGAAGTATCGATCTGGGCAGTACTATCAACAGTCAGGCTTTTTTTGAGTTAATGCTACAAAACGTTCGTGAAGGTTATCTTGCCGACCCTATGTATGGCGGTAATAAAAATATGGCGGGATGGAAAATGATTGGTTTCCCTGGCGCGCGTTATGACTATCGACCCTATATCGATCGACATAATGAAAACCTGCAGCTCATTCCTGTCAGCCTTATCCCAGATAATTAA
- a CDS encoding c-type cytochrome: MGASYRLWAVLESSRSDVADDRTTLADFKSQDEAAIRRGEYVMRLSDCAACHNPGFNGGYKIDTPFGALETSNITPDRKTGIGNMTERDFFNAVRQGRGRHGFLYPAMPYTAYTQMSDRDMHDLWAYFSTVEPVEHEVDENAGMNFPYNIRLAMTGWNLLFFDNKGFKVDIHKDSAWNRGKYIVDGPAHCSVCHTDRNALGGEISSAYLQGGKLGSWYAPDITPNPHAGIGGWDNNQIANYLKTGSNGTSVAAGPMSEAVEHSTQYFAPDDLQAIARYLRDLPASSAPAQQAFHMDGEREKNMADSYEVNCSACHGLRGEGISGMVPAFAGNRSMQNDPTNMIHAMLTGTRAPHTEARQTAAGMPSFAWKMDDQQIADILNYVRNSWGNKASEVTEEKVADLRKETDTQEKLKTP, from the coding sequence TTGGGAGCCAGTTACCGTTTATGGGCAGTGCTGGAAAGCTCGCGTTCTGATGTCGCTGACGATCGGACGACACTTGCTGATTTTAAAAGCCAGGATGAAGCAGCGATCCGTCGCGGGGAATATGTGATGCGCCTCAGCGATTGTGCAGCCTGTCATAATCCGGGCTTTAACGGCGGTTACAAGATTGACACTCCATTTGGCGCGCTGGAAACCTCTAACATTACGCCAGATCGAAAAACGGGTATTGGCAACATGACCGAACGCGATTTCTTTAATGCGGTGCGACAGGGGCGCGGTAGACACGGCTTTCTTTATCCGGCAATGCCGTATACCGCTTATACGCAGATGAGCGATCGGGATATGCACGACCTGTGGGCCTATTTTTCCACCGTTGAACCGGTTGAGCATGAGGTGGATGAAAATGCGGGCATGAATTTCCCGTATAATATACGGTTGGCAATGACAGGCTGGAACCTGCTGTTTTTTGATAATAAAGGTTTTAAAGTTGATATTCATAAAGATAGCGCCTGGAACCGCGGTAAATATATTGTAGATGGACCGGCGCATTGCAGCGTCTGTCATACCGACCGCAATGCGCTGGGAGGGGAAATTAGCAGCGCTTATCTGCAGGGCGGAAAACTTGGTAGCTGGTACGCACCAGATATTACGCCAAATCCTCATGCTGGAATTGGTGGCTGGGATAATAATCAAATCGCCAACTACCTGAAAACCGGCTCTAACGGCACCAGTGTTGCCGCCGGTCCGATGTCAGAAGCCGTTGAACATTCTACACAGTACTTTGCACCGGACGATCTTCAGGCCATCGCCCGCTATTTACGAGATCTCCCGGCATCATCAGCACCCGCGCAGCAGGCTTTTCATATGGATGGCGAGCGTGAAAAAAACATGGCCGATAGTTATGAAGTGAATTGTTCGGCGTGTCATGGATTACGGGGAGAAGGCATTAGCGGCATGGTTCCGGCGTTTGCCGGTAACCGTTCCATGCAAAACGACCCCACTAATATGATTCATGCAATGCTAACGGGTACCCGGGCACCCCATACGGAGGCGCGCCAGACTGCAGCGGGAATGCCATCGTTTGCATGGAAAATGGACGATCAACAGATTGCAGACATACTCAATTACGTTCGTAACAGTTGGGGTAATAAAGCGAGTGAGGTCACCGAAGAAAAGGTTGCTGACTTACGGAAAGAAACAGACACACAGGAAAAGCTTAAAACTCCTTAG
- a CDS encoding XdhC family protein: MIRLDQLVIKEALGWHQASEAVWLCTVLHTWGSSPRAPGTVMAVNTQGQFCGSLSGGCIEEDFLAQVASGLYRESSQVVRYGEGGMRPDVKLPCGGSLDILIEFLPADAPTLALLQAMQAALAGQQRMVKIFKPGERAHWESLAAECAMPVLTRTGEQITVPVGATPELLVAGYSSVAFECIRLGQILGFHVRICEHRPESLSEVERHFQGADNVTIVPQHPARWLEVNGASAAVAIVSLTHDPRIDELTMMEAITTSAFYLGVMGSEKNSEQRRGRLRQIAGFEDDDLARIHAPVGIKIGSKTPSEIALSIMADIVRVKNGA; the protein is encoded by the coding sequence ATGATCAGGCTCGATCAGTTAGTGATTAAAGAGGCGCTTGGCTGGCATCAGGCCTCTGAAGCGGTATGGCTTTGTACGGTGTTACATACCTGGGGATCTTCTCCCCGTGCTCCCGGCACCGTCATGGCTGTGAACACGCAGGGGCAGTTTTGTGGTTCCCTGTCCGGCGGCTGCATTGAGGAAGATTTTCTGGCACAGGTAGCTTCAGGCCTGTACCGCGAAAGCAGCCAGGTCGTGCGCTATGGTGAGGGCGGAATGCGTCCTGACGTTAAGCTTCCCTGCGGCGGCAGCCTGGATATTCTGATTGAATTCCTGCCTGCCGATGCGCCGACCCTGGCATTACTTCAGGCGATGCAGGCTGCATTAGCGGGTCAGCAGCGCATGGTGAAAATCTTTAAACCGGGTGAACGAGCGCATTGGGAAAGTCTGGCGGCTGAATGTGCAATGCCGGTATTAACCCGCACCGGAGAGCAGATCACAGTGCCGGTAGGTGCCACGCCGGAGCTGCTGGTAGCGGGCTATTCTTCTGTAGCCTTTGAATGTATCCGCCTGGGGCAGATTCTGGGGTTTCATGTGCGGATTTGTGAGCACCGCCCGGAGAGCCTGAGCGAAGTCGAACGGCATTTTCAGGGGGCCGATAACGTCACTATTGTGCCACAGCATCCCGCCCGCTGGCTGGAGGTAAACGGCGCAAGCGCGGCAGTGGCGATTGTTTCACTGACTCACGATCCGCGTATCGACGAGCTGACGATGATGGAAGCGATCACTACTTCTGCTTTCTATCTTGGTGTGATGGGTTCTGAGAAAAACAGCGAGCAGCGCAGGGGACGTTTACGGCAAATTGCCGGTTTTGAAGATGATGATCTGGCACGCATTCATGCGCCTGTGGGTATTAAGATAGGCAGTAAAACCCCATCAGAAATCGCATTGTCGATTATGGCGGATATCGTCAGGGTGAAGAACGGGGCGTAA
- a CDS encoding nucleotidyltransferase family protein: MKSAILVMAAGLSRRFNQAGAGHKLLATLDGKTVLQHTLEQARATERDVYVVSQPADVQIHRLSGQATLVLCASDGLGDSIAAGVRACKQYDGWLIALGDMPWLTTGSYLAVLEALERYPVVRPVFAEMPGHPVGFQSSFYTALTALRGDNGAKAILQLNPPHMLRLQDRGCLLDVDYPEALSGSAQ; the protein is encoded by the coding sequence ATGAAAAGTGCAATATTAGTGATGGCGGCCGGTCTGAGCCGCCGCTTTAATCAGGCGGGTGCCGGGCATAAGCTGCTGGCAACGCTTGATGGCAAAACGGTTTTACAGCATACGCTTGAGCAGGCGAGGGCGACAGAAAGGGACGTGTATGTGGTTTCACAGCCCGCTGATGTGCAAATTCACCGGCTTTCCGGTCAGGCTACGCTGGTGCTTTGTGCCAGCGATGGCCTGGGGGATTCCATAGCAGCGGGCGTGCGGGCCTGTAAACAGTATGATGGCTGGCTGATAGCGCTGGGCGATATGCCCTGGCTGACAACGGGCAGCTATCTGGCCGTGCTGGAAGCCCTTGAACGCTATCCGGTCGTCCGGCCCGTTTTCGCTGAGATGCCGGGGCATCCGGTGGGGTTTCAGTCGTCCTTTTATACTGCCCTGACCGCCTTACGGGGTGATAACGGAGCAAAAGCGATCCTGCAACTCAATCCACCCCATATGCTGAGACTTCAGGATCGGGGCTGTCTGCTGGATGTCGATTATCCTGAAGCGCTGTCAGGGAGTGCACAATGA